In Silene latifolia isolate original U9 population chromosome X, ASM4854445v1, whole genome shotgun sequence, the following proteins share a genomic window:
- the LOC141619211 gene encoding uncharacterized protein LOC141619211 — protein MPTLVSHSKPTIDSIPNGSKLPTMDKGTFEIKPSYISLVERNLFGGKAGEDPAKHMEKFVTYCCSIPLTAKVTQDQVKQTLFPFSLRDDAAEWPHDLDMETNTITNWNSLALIATHVAEYGNPRSSKRGGGSDSIVVAQLEALTAQIAELKTTQSLGNKQETVNMVQQEVSCKRCEIDGHTTAKCMSTIEQLNMGQLRVTSMAL, from the exons ATGCCGACCTTGGTAAGTCATTCCAAACCCACCATTGATTCTATTCCTAATGGCTCTAAGCTCCCTACCATGGATAAAGGGACCTTTGAGATCAAACCGTCTTACATAAGCCTAGTAGAGcgaaatttatttggaggaaaagctggtGAAGACCCTGCGAAAcacatggagaaatttgtcacataCTGTTGTTCTATTCCCTTGACTGCTAAAGTGACTCAAGATCAAGTAAAACAGactctctttcctttctctctgagaGATGATGCAGCAGAATGGCCACATGACTTGGATATGGAGACCAATACTATCACCAATTGGAATTCACTAGCTCTT atagctactcacgttgctgagtatggtaaccccagaaGTAGTAAGAGAGGAGGTGGCTCAGATAGTATTGTTGTGGCACAACTGGAGGCCTTAACGGCTCAAATAGCTGAATTGAAGACTACCCAGTCTTTGGGTAATAAGCAAGAAACGGTTAATATGGTTCAGCAAGAAGTGTCTTGTAAAAGATGTGAAATTGATGGCCATACTacggccaagtgtatgagtacaATTGAACAG ttaaatatgggtcaactccgTGTTACTAGTATGGCCTTATAA